The Actinomycetota bacterium sequence CGGAACCGAAACCATATATGAACTTTTAGCCTGCCTGGACAAACCCTCAGCAAAGAAAGCTGTAATTGTAAAAATCAATGCAGATGACAGTGCGAAACCGTGTTTTGCGGATCTTAATTTTGTGCCGGAAAAAAGTCTTAAGGTTTCAGTACTGTTTCAGGATGATGAAAAATCAATTGAAACATTAAATCATAGCACTTCTCACATAATGGCAAGTGCTATTTCAAAAATATACCCTGAAGCAAAATTCGCCATAGGTCCTTCCATAAAAGACGGGTTTTATTATGATTTTGATATTGATGAAAACATCTCATTAAATGATCTTAAAAATATTGAAAATGAAATGAAAAAAATCATTTCTTCAAATACTGTGTTCCAAAAGGAAATCATATCAAAAAAACAGGCTCTGGAGATGTTCAGCGATAATTCTTACAAAACAGAGATAATAAATGAACTTGAAGATGAGAATATAAGCATATACAGAACCGGAGATTTCGTAGATCTTTGTTCGGGACCTCATATTACAAATACCAGTAAAGTTACTGCGTTTAAATTACTGAGCGTTGCAGGCGCTTACTGGAGAGGCAGTGAAGAAAATAAAATGCTTGTGAGGATATACGGAGCAGCATTTTTTTCCAAGGAGGATCTGAAAAAATATCTGGACAGACTTGAAAGAGCAAAGTTAAGCGACCATAGAAAAATAGGCAGGGATCTTGACCTTTTTAGTTTTCATGACGAGGCTCCGGGCTTTCCGTTCTGGCATCCAAAGGGTGCAATATTGATAAACACGGTGACAGACTACTGGAGAGAAGTACATATTAAAAGTGGCTACAGGGAAATACGGACACCCATAATTCTTAATAATGAATTGTGGAAAACTTCCGGACACTGGGATCATTATAAAGACAATATGTATTTTATAAATATAGAGGATTCTGATTATGCCGTAAAACCCATGAATTGCCCTGGTGCAATTCTTGTATATAAAACACATCAGCACTCCTATAAAGAATTTCCCCTGAGATATGCTGAACTCGGACTTGTCCATAGGCACGAAAAATCAGGAGTCCTTCACGGTCTTTTCCGTGTAAGGAATTTTACGCAGGATGATGCCCATATATTCACTACCGGCGAATATCTTGGCTCAGAAATAACAAATGTGATAAAAATGATAAATGATATTTATGAAGTATTCGGCTTTAAGGATTATCATCTTGAACTTTCAACCCGTCCTGATGACAGAATAGGTACTGATGAAATGTGGGATGAGGCAGAACTTCAGCTTGAAAAAGCCATGAAAAAAAATGGGCTGGATTATAAAATAAATCCGGGTGACGGTGCTTTTTATGGTCCAAAAATTGACTTTCACATAAAAGATGCTCTTGACAGAACATGGCAGTGCGCAACAATACAGCTGGATTTTGCCATGCCTGAACTTTTTGATCTTTATTATATGGGCGAAGATAACCAGAAACACAGACCTATAATGCTTCACAGAGTGGTTCTGGGCAGCCTTGAACGCTTTATAGGAATACTTATTGAGAATTATTCGGGAAATCTGCCATTATGGCTTGCACCTGTGCAGGTAATGATCCTGCCCATATCAGATAAAGTTTCGGAATATGCAGGAGATATATTTAATAGCTTAAGAGAGGAGGGGTTGAGAGTAGAAATCGATAGCAGGATAGAGTCTCTTGATAAAAAAATAAGAAACGCAGAACTTAGCAAAATACCTGCTATGATAATAATTGGAGAAAAAGAAAAAGAAGCAGGTACTGTTTCGCTGAGAAAAAAATCGGGGGGCGATATAAGAGATATCAGGCTTGAAGAACTTATATGTATGATTTCAGAAAATATTGCTGAAAGAAAAACTTCTTTCTGAAACTTGCGTCTAAAAGACGTGAATCTGTAAGTAATTTTTTAAAAAAATGGTATAATCCATTTATTATTTACTTAAGGGACTTATATTTTTATTTATCTTTTAACTTTTGAGGTGAAAAATGACATTAAAAGAAAAAATCAGACTTAAATCAACAACTGCTGCCATAAAGGGAGCTCTCAAGGTGCTTCCCAAGATTTCAGATGAAAAATGGCTAAGCATTGTTAGGGGAAGAATGTATAAGCTGAAAAAACAGGAAGAA is a genomic window containing:
- the thrS gene encoding threonine--tRNA ligase, translated to MFDIYFENIGTAQSSGTETIYELLACLDKPSAKKAVIVKINADDSAKPCFADLNFVPEKSLKVSVLFQDDEKSIETLNHSTSHIMASAISKIYPEAKFAIGPSIKDGFYYDFDIDENISLNDLKNIENEMKKIISSNTVFQKEIISKKQALEMFSDNSYKTEIINELEDENISIYRTGDFVDLCSGPHITNTSKVTAFKLLSVAGAYWRGSEENKMLVRIYGAAFFSKEDLKKYLDRLERAKLSDHRKIGRDLDLFSFHDEAPGFPFWHPKGAILINTVTDYWREVHIKSGYREIRTPIILNNELWKTSGHWDHYKDNMYFINIEDSDYAVKPMNCPGAILVYKTHQHSYKEFPLRYAELGLVHRHEKSGVLHGLFRVRNFTQDDAHIFTTGEYLGSEITNVIKMINDIYEVFGFKDYHLELSTRPDDRIGTDEMWDEAELQLEKAMKKNGLDYKINPGDGAFYGPKIDFHIKDALDRTWQCATIQLDFAMPELFDLYYMGEDNQKHRPIMLHRVVLGSLERFIGILIENYSGNLPLWLAPVQVMILPISDKVSEYAGDIFNSLREEGLRVEIDSRIESLDKKIRNAELSKIPAMIIIGEKEKEAGTVSLRKKSGGDIRDIRLEELICMISENIAERKTSF